One stretch of Miscanthus floridulus cultivar M001 chromosome 18, ASM1932011v1, whole genome shotgun sequence DNA includes these proteins:
- the LOC136520092 gene encoding ferredoxin--NADP reductase, leaf isozyme 1, chloroplastic-like codes for MATTVMAAAVSFPSSSAASAVVKASPTSPCTAPHFLSYRPRAARAAIRAQASATDTAVEAPAKSKKESKKQEEGVVTNLYKPKEPYIGKCLLNTKITGDDAPGETWHMVFSTEGKIPYREGQSIGIIADGVDKSGKPHKLRLYSIASSALGDFGDSKTVSLCVKRLVYTNEAGEIVKGVCSNFLCDLKPGADVQITGPVGKEMLMPKDPNATIIMLATGTGIAPFRSFLWKMFFEKHDNYKFNGLGWLFLGVPTSSSLLYKEEFEKMKEKAPENFRVDYAVSREQTNAAGERMYIQTRMAEYKEELWELLKKDNTYVYMCGLKGMEKGIDDIMVSLAEKDGIDWFDYKKQLKKGEQWNVEVY; via the exons CCAACGTCGCCCTGTACCGCCCCACACTTCCTCTCCTACCGCCCGAGGGCCGCGCGGGCCGCCATCCGGGCGCAGGCGTCCGCCACTGACACCGCCGTCGAGGCGCCCGCCAAGTCCAAGAAGGAATCCAAGAAGCAGGAGGAAGGCGTCGTCACCAACTTGTACAAGCCCAAGGAGCCGTACATCGGCAAGTGCCTCCTCAACACCAAGATCACCGGCGACGACGCGCCGGGTGAGACGtggcacatggtcttcagcaccGAAG GCAAGATCCCGTACAGAGAGGGCCAGTCCATCGGCATCATCGCTGACGGCGTCGACAAGAGTGGCAAGCCGCACAAGCTCAGGCTCTACTCCATCGCCAGCAGCGCTCTCGGCGACTTTGgcgactccaagaca GTCTCGCTGTGTGTCAAGAGGCTCGTTTACACCAACGAGGCCGGAGAGATCGTCAAAGGAGTCTGCTCCAACTTCTTAT GTGACCTGAAGCCAGGTGCTGACGTCCAGATAACAGGACCAGTTGGCAAAGAAATGCTCATGCCTAAAGACCCCAACGCTACTATTATAATG CTTGCCACCGGTACAGGTATTGCTCCGTTCCGCTCGTTCCTGTGGAAGATGTTCTTTGAGAAGCATGACAACTACAAG TTCAACGGTCTGGGATGGCTCTTCCTGGGTGTTCCAACGAGCAGTTCATTGCTCTACAAGGAG GAGTTTGAGAAGATGAAGGAGAAAGCGCCAGAGAACTTCCGGGTTGACTACGCCGTCAGCAGGGAGCAGACAAATGCGGCGGGGGAGAGGATGTACATCCAGACCCGGATGgcggagtacaaggaggagctgTGGGAGCTTCTGAAGAAGGACAACACCTACGTCTACATGTGTGGGTTGAAAGGCATGGAGAAGGGTATTGATGACATTATGGTGTCACTGGCTGAAAAGGACG GAATTGACTGGTTTGACTACAAGAAGCAGCTGAAGAAGGGAGAGCAATGGAATGTGGAGGTCTACTGA
- the LOC136520090 gene encoding WAT1-related protein At3g30340-like: MMTTTTTMMMRSCLGGGLPVAVMFCLNVVAAVMVSLVKVAMNGGMNPLVIVTLQQLTAAVFLAPIAFFKERKSRPKLTLEIFAYIFVSAALGAALRQYMIFVALRYTTATFVTAFSNIAPVLTFLLAVATRSEALDLKSRTGMAKLLGTLVSLAGAMVLTLYKGVALTHAAAADSQNHHQHLRPHAAADDAAGNGKWTLGTVAILGNCVCLSCWFLLHGRLAKKYPHVYSCNALMSLFSFLQVAVVGLCTQRSISPWIITSKFNILTVLYAGIVGCGVSFVLVTWCIEKRGAVFVAAFIPVVQIIVSVIDFSILHEQLYLGSVLGSVLVIGGLYLLLWGKRQEALHCPPPPKVAEEDAADKEEQQVQHN; the protein is encoded by the exons atgatgacgacgacgacgacgatgatgatgcggTCCTGCCTCGGCGGTGGCCTGCCGGTGGCGGTCATGTTCTGCCTCAACGTGGTGGCGGCGGTCATGGTGTCGCTCGTCAAGGTGGCCATGAACGGCGGCATGAACCCGCTCGTGATCGTCACCCTGCAGCAGCTCACCGCCGCCGTCTTCCTCGCGCCAATCGCATTCTTCAAGGAGAG GAAGTCGAGGCCGAAGCTGACGCTGGAGATCTTCGCCTACATCTTCGTCAGTGCGGCGCTCGG GGCAGCTCTGCGTCAGTACATGATCTTCGTGGCCCTGCGCTACACCACGGCCACCTTCGTGACCGCCTTCTCCAACATCGCCCCCGTGCTCACCTtcctcctcgccgtcgccacGCGGTCAGAGGCGCTGGACCTGAAGAGCAGGACGGGCATGGCGAAGCTGCTGGGCACGCTGGTGTCCCTGGCCGGCGCCATGGTGCTCACCCTCTACAAGGGCGTGGCGCTCAcccacgcggcggcggcggactcgCAGAACCACCACCAGCACCTCCGGCCGCACGCCGCCGCGGACGACGCCGCCGGCAACGGCAAGTGGACGCTGGGCACCGTGGCCATCCTGGGCAACTGCGTCTGCCTCTCCTGCTGGTTCCTGCTCCACGGCCGGCTCGCCAAGAAGTACCCGCACGTCTACTCCTGCAACGCGCTCATGTCCCTGTTCAGCTTCCTCCAAGTTGCCGTCGTCGGCCTCTGCACCCAGCGCAGCATCTCCCCCTGGATCATCACCAGCAAGTTCAACATCCTCACCGTCCTATACGCC GGCATCGTCGGCTGCGGCGTCTCCTTCGTGCTGGTGACATGGTGCATCGAGAAGAGGGGAGCCGTGTTTGTCGCCGCCTTCATACCGGTGGTACAGATCATCGTCTCCGTCATCGACTTCTCCATCCTGCACGAGCAGCTCTACCTCGGAAG TGTGCTGGGATCAGTGCTAGTGATAGGTGGCCTGTACCTTCTGCTGTGGGGCAAGAGACAGGAGGCCCTGCACTGTCCTCCTCCTCCAAAGGTTGCCGAAGAAGACGCTGCTGACaaagaggagcagcaagtgcagCACAACTGA